The DNA window aagagtaatttttctgaaaaaaaaatccaaataaccaggtttaaaaaaaaattacactaaAAACCAGGTTTTCAGGAAAATTACCTGTATGACCAGGTTTTGCAGGTGGTCTCAACATAGGAGCCACCTGCGGTGGCGCAAACTCACAAATGACAACACATATGCGCCACCTGTGGTGGCTCCAACTTGTAGTTTCTTCTTTCAAGCCACCTGGAGTGGCGCATGCATgcaattggttttttttttttaatttgtttctacatattaattatattttttttttgatttttttaaattgtttttattttaacatatttaaaaaatatatatattaaattagcgCAGATAAGATCAGTGAATCAGCTAACACAAGCGTTAatggaaaacattaattcattcattaattaaaaggtatattgaaaataaccaaaaaaaaaaaactaaaacatctaagaaattactACGGTTAAAACAATCTCATtgggtccatgcatcatttgaatgcaatcaatgtcgtattccacgTTATCCCAAAAATTTATCGTTGCTCCAGTCACAACATcggcccttgttttaagcctcttgatgcttcttatctgttcgccagattcgtactccccctctaaaaatttcatgagagtcctcttgagttgctcgacggaagtgatattccaaaacatcaccggcatgggaggtttgacgagAGAGAATATGACATGTCTGTTCCTTCTTCGATACTTCGGTTCAGGTTCGATacgccatgttgatctccggggcggcggctctgttgtccggtgacatccatctggccgAATGCGAGACATTGTTGTGTTTGTGTAATTGTTTGGTGTTTGGAGTTTGTGTTtctgtgtgtaaactcaaccctaggaacccctaatttataatagtagtgggtagAAAAGGAGTACTGTTGCGCactgtttacaagcacgcctaacTTGTATGATAAATGAAGGCACACTGATCAATGCATGGCTtgatgggactagacgaaagcatgtgtatttgactgtccaaaataCTGACTGAAAGTATGGGTCATGAAGACAGTTTCACTACAAGACAAATAaataactagttgatttaataagagataatacaaatacataagCGGTACAAATACaaatagaaatacaaatacaaatacaaatacttaAGAAGTACAAATACAAATGACATACAACTAATTGTTGGTGGAGTTTGATCCACGGTTAGGACAGGTATTTTTATTGTGCCCGACTTCACGACATATGCCACACTTTCGTATCATTTTCTCATGATCCATCTCGGTTCTGATTCGGGTGCTGTTTGGTCgacctcttttctttctccgcaTGTTGTCATTATGCCAAACCACATCCCCTTCATacgcaggccaataatcctcctttgccatcacttGAAATGCATTATTGTACACTCCGAGCAAGGTATCcgccttgtaaatgggagataaaagtGCTAACGGAGCTTGATGCGCTTACgaacatgctgcaattacatgagagcatggcatgcgaaaggcttgaaactttctGCAATCGCACCACCCTTCGTCTATAAGAACCCTGTATTGTTGTCTCGGAAGGCCCTTGTTATGGTCAATCGTAGCTTTACCACTGAAGGTccggttgaatcgatcgaaagatgtcacaatgtggctgttggctttggcagattgctctttcatgaatttgacgcATGTTTCGCTGAATACTTGTCTGGATTCTAGAACTGCACTCCAACGCTCACCTCTTCTTGCGAAAAGAGAAGccatcctatagtatgttgctTCCACCAAGGCAGTAATCGGAAGGTGTCTAATGCCCTTAAACACTCAGTTCATAGACTCCACAAAATTCGTAGTCATGTGCCCACATCGCTTCCCGTTGTCGTATGATCTGGTCCATTTCTCTCTAGCAAGATTGTCTACCCAtctgcctgcatctggatttgccgcTACAATTTCATGTCGATAATATTGGAACGTCGGTTGAGTCAATGCATATCCGGCATTGACAAGAGTCTTTCGAAGAGCCCTGTCCTTTATCTCTCGCATGAAATTTTGTGCAATGTGTCGAATACAGTAAACATGCGTTGAAGTTGGGTTTTTCCacccgtttgctggattgttgtacGCACTCTCAATGGAAGCATGTCTGTCTGAAATCAAACAAAGTCCAGGTTGGGGGGCAACGTGTGTCCGAAGATTTCtgagaaagaaaccccaacctcCAGCAGTTTCTCCTTCCACAAGAGCGAACGCAACAAGAAAAATGTTACTATTTCCGTCTTTTGCCACAACCATCAACAAGGTGCCTTTATATTTTCCGTACAACCAAGTTCCAtctatttgaagaattggtttgcaATATGCAAATCCTTGAACACATGGGCGGAAAGCCCAGAAAAGCCTGTGGAATATCACATTTCCTTGAAGGCACGTTCCTTTTGGAGATTGCGCCAGAAGGGTCTCGAAAATAGTAACGGTTCCAAGAGCATAAATTTGAAGCGCATATAAGAAACGTGGGAGTCGTTTGTACGAATCCTCCCAATTTCCATACACAATTTCGATCGCTTTGGTCTTCGCCAGCCACGCCTTTCTATAAGACGGAGTGTAATTGTAAGTTGCAACGATATGAGAGATTATCGTTTTCACCTTTAACGATGGATCTTTGTCAACTAGAGGCAAGATTTCTTGACATATAATGTCATAACTTAGCTTACGGTGATCTTGTGAAACATTTGTGTTAACACACGTGTGATCTTGGGAAATATATCCTATCACCCATGaatcacttctcttcctgtatgatgcatgcaacctgaatccacaatCAGTGTTTCTACACTTAATTTTGTACCTCTCAACGTTGGCGCAATCAACTTTAAAATCAACATTGTTTGCCATATGAAATATTTTTATGACCATGATACATGCCTCCTTTGAACGAAATTTGTCTCCTTCTTTTAACCGTTGATCTGTTTGAGTATATGGATCATAGAAAATATCAGTCGATGGTTCGTCATCCCCATCAAAATTCAAGTTCCTCATGTGCGCTGGAGGCATATGCACTTGATCTGGTGGTACAACAACTTCCGGTTCGTCTTCACTTTCCTCGTTGACCAAGTTATCAACTTCTATTTCccggtgcttcttcttcttcatctacaaTGTCGACCTATGCTTGCTCGTCTTCCAGTGCATCAATGACTTGTGACTCAACCATTTGTATGGGTTGAACTTCTGGTAGAGTAACATACAGTTCTACGCAGTCTTAACCAGAATACTCATGATTGGCGAACATATTCTGCatgtcttcatcatctttgatCTCAACAACATGGCTACTCCACACCCCAACTatcacaacaccaacaatatggctaccAAAAATATGGCTACACCACACCCCAACAAACAATGCCATTTTTCCAAAGCCAATCAAGCGCTGGGTTTTACCGACCATATGACGCAACTCCACCGCCAAGACCaatctttgagggcatggggaccTGACTATTTGACAGCAGGATACAAGACTACATGTCCAACGAGGGCATGGAGGGGCTAATCTGAGGCCCACCTACCCAaacacaacaagaacaaccaaggaaTAGTGGGGTCGTGGAGAAGTGGGTCTTCGAGAACCTTCCAATCGGATTCGAACAATTCCAGATTGCGGAACTGGCGGTCGGAGGGGTCATGGTCCGAGGGGTCGCGGTCCGAGGGGTCATGAATAGCATAATAtccatgttttaaaaatattctttttttttccgtatttgtaatgtttgtccCGTACTttccgtatttgtaatgttttttctatatttctcgtatttgtaatgtttcttccctatttatatcattaaacactatctgtctaattatttatttaatagtttattttaattatgttaaaacaatttaataaaaatcaaaaaccaaataaaataaacatgttaaaacagaaagaaaaaaacaaaaaaaaaccaattgCATGcatgcgccaccccaggtggcttgaaagaagaaaatacaagttggcgccaccctaggtggcgcATATGAAGAGGAGAATCGTGTGTTTGCGCCACCgcaggtggctcctatgtggagaccacctGCAAAACCTGGTCATACAGGTAATTTTCCTTAAAACCTGGTTTTtggtgtaaaattttttttaaacctggttatttggattttttttcaattttcttccACTAACTATAAAAAAAACCTAACTTTTATtccattaattatttttttattaatttattttcatttaaaattttgaaatatgTAAACGTTAATTCACCAAAtactccttttcttttcttttttaaataatttatttttgataaaattttGATATCACTTAGTAATTTCTCATATTCATTTATTTTCTACTaacattcatttatttattttaattttttatcctatatataaaagtttttaaatcttttaacaaTTTTTGACACCAAAATTTTAATAATACTATTgtcattttacttatttatttattatttattttatttaattattttataatttttcttttaataattcagtaatataaaaaaataactaaaattagCAAACCACGTTATCCATAAATGTTTTTCACTCATttctttattatttgttttattttattattttattatttttgtttcaattattcTAGCTACTTCTAGATAGTTATGTAAgtcttaattttttgtttttaaaaggcTATTTTTAGCTATTAACTTAGCTTTGTAGGAACCAGAATCTTTAGAAGAAACATCACATAAAGTATTGGTCTGAAGCCAAGAAAAGACATGGTGGTGATGTTCCGAAGTCAGAAGCCTCCAACTCTAATGAGAAGAAACATCATAAGGGAATGAGAAGCTTGGCAAGAAAAAGGTTCAGCGTTACAACTGTAATAGGTTTGGTCAATTTGCTAAGGACAATTggtaaaataaagaaagaaaattagAAGAAGTAAACATAGCCAGAGAGATTATGAtgttgaacctgtgctattgatggcttcttAATATGATGGTGGATATTTGGTCGACTAGTGGTATATGGACAAACAATGGCTCAAATCACCTAagtggaaacaaacaatggctaaTTGATTTTGACCCTAGAAAGAGGATAAAAATCAGATGTGCTGGAGATAAATACTATAATGCTGAAGGTATGAGAAATatcaaagtcaaagtgaagaataATAAAATTGTTCTGATCAAGGTTGTTTGGTATGTTTCTGGTATGAAGAGCAATCCGATGAGTGTatgtcagctcattgagaaacgTTTCTTAGTTACCATGAAAAATGTTCTGTAATGCCATCCTGTTCATGTTTTCAGCATTTTTCAAGAAGGATAGCCAAAAAAGTTTTATTGAAGAACCAAGAGGACATTGACTTGCTTGACTCAGACACAGGGAATCTGTACTGGTGCAAACTTAAAAAAGAGAAATGGAATACGCTGGAGAAATATATTTGTGTCGGATGGTATGACTTTGCTAAAGATAGAAGACTTAATTAAGAAAGGAGATATTCTGGGGTTTGTCATTAGTAAACTCTTTCATACAAGTCTCTCTCGTCTCTAACCAACAAGCGACATGATGATGTTTGTTCTATTGTATCTAATGAACAATTGGTTCTTCAACTCATTTCAGAGGTAACAAATGCATATGATATGTAGGATCTCAAATTCGTCTCGGAAACATTAATAATTGTGGAGGCCAGAGCATTGGTTGTGGCCTTCGCGGACGAGGAAGAGGTTATGGACGTAGTGGGAGTCATTCCCCATATATACAATGACCGTTTTGGACGTGGTGGCGATCGTTTTGGTAGAGTTTCTTGTCAAATCTGCCACAAACCTGGACATGAGGCCTCAGTATTCTACCATAGATACTCCTCCTCTGGTTCTCCCTCCTATCCTTCACCGCGAACTCCCTTCAATCCTTTCATGATGGCTCCCCAGTCCCCTTATCCAGCTTCTTTTGGTTATGCTCCAACACCAACGACATTTAGACAACATTCACCTCAAGCTTTTCACAAAGGTTCTAAGCCAAACATCAATAACCAGTGGTGGTATCGGGATTCAGGGGCGTCTCATTATGTCATGCCTGAGATTTCAAATCTGTCTGATGCATCCTCATTGTTTGGTACTGATCAAGTATTCATGGGAAACGGTTAAGGTTTTTCTAGTAACTTTGTAGGTTCCATGAGTTTTCTTGTCTCTAATCCTTATCACCTTTCCTTAATATTGCACAACCTTCTGCTTGTTCCTCATATCACTAAGAATCTTATCAGTGTCAGCAAATTTTCTCTGGACAGTCGAGTTTATTTTGAATGTTATATATGTTAAATCAGATCACTAAACAGGTCATTGGTTGTTAGTCACAAGGGGTTGCTTGTGCAgaggtcaatgaatgttatatctgttaAATCAGATCACTGAACATGTCATTGGTTGTTAGTCATCAGCGGTTGGATAAACAGCTTCTGTTAGTGCTTATGACACAAGAGCATATGTCATAAGAGTTTATGGTGATAAGCAAATTTCCATACGGATACTACATTAATAAGCACTTGTACAAAGTCAAATGTTTAGATGTATAATTGCAAAAGtactaataatttttaaaattcaacAAGGAATAGCATAGCATAGCGGAGGCAGAGTTGGACGCAGTGCTTTTGGCCCACGAGCCGCCAATAACGGATGTAGCGGTTGCTATTGCGGCCCCAAAACGCTTCAGGGGAAAAAATTTTCAAATCCTTTTTTCGTACCCATGTTTTCTTAAGGGTATGCGTGCCAATTCAGTTTGGACCCTTTTAAGAGAAAAATAATGTCATTCATTCTGTTATATTGTTCATACTTTTGACTTAGTTCTGAACACCAATTTACTACAACTCTTAATTGAAATATATAACATCAATCATTTCTAAAAACAGAGGAGAAAAAAACacaaatacaaaaatttaatttgttaCAATGTTTTATTGGAGATAAATCTCTAGATTCCTTTCAACCTTTTGTTTAAACTTACATCCCTGACTTGGTGCTACCAGTCAATTAGAGAACAGGGTAGCTGCTAGATAGcagaatctataatataagaaaggaaGATGTTCTGGAAATTTTTTTTTGCCCTTTTCTCTTTGGCTGCCACCACAACATTTTAGGGGCAATTTGTGTCTAAAAATTACTTTTTCCAACCAGTGATGTCACTTTGTTCTATTTCAACCACATATTTATTCAATTAGGCCTTTGTTTGGTAGGTGTAATTCATTTGATGATGTCATCGGGTTCTATTGTGattcttttttttcaaaccttCCTATTCTTTCTGTACTATTCTCTCTCTTCTATCAAACATCAcaacattatttttcttttttctctctcccgaagcttcttcttcttcctctttttttctttctcttttactttatattttgttcagcttctttcttcttcctcttcacctTTTTCTCTTTCTGCTTTTGGAAAAGCCACACAAATGTCAAAGTAAATAATAACCATATGAGATCAAGCGATGAACCTGTTTACATAATGTTGTTTCGATTTTAAGCAACATATAAGAAAGAAATAACCTCTGGAAACTCCACTTCTACCTTTCATTTTTCCACTGCAACGTAACCCCTTATTATAGAAATTGATATGTGGTAAGAAATTTTTGCTTTTTGTTTATGTAGATCTGTGGGTGTTGGTTTCACATTTTAGGGTTTTCGTATTGGTTATAGATTACGTAAATCTAAACTTTTAGGGTTATGAACAAACACCATAGTTACCTGAttatgaacaaaatatttttctcaGATCCCTTATTCAATTTTTGCAGGTTTAAAGttctatatttttctttgaaAACATTAAACGAATTGAGTCATGAAGCAGAAGTGACATTAGAGGTATTTCGTTGATAAAGTTTTGATTTTAGATCAAATCGACACTGTATTAGAGGTATTTCATtgataaagttttcatttttatatgttttggagacgcccttttatttgttttagctGAAGGTATTCTAATTTTTGTGATTATAGTTTAGGATTttgattattttgtttttattctgTTGTCTCAGAAACAACATTGTTGTTCAGCAAATAGGTATAACCTATCGAGTTAATACCAACTACACCCTTGCTGTTGTTTGATACAAATTCTCTGCAAAATCCAATTTGGTGTACGATAGCGCCAATGACATTCATTGTTGATGAAAATCAACAGCTTAATCAAAATCCAATCACTTCAACGGGAATTCAATTGAAGATGATAACTCTGTCACAGTTCAACCTTCCTAATGATTGTTTGGTTCATCATCGTATAATTAAAGGTATTATGATTCTATTCAATTTCCTTTCATGGTTATTACAGCACTTGATAATACTACTAAATTTTATTGTGATGTCCAGATAGGAAGGTGATTTTCAAATGGGTAATGATATGCTTCTTATTCATGTATATATTTGGTAGTTTTTGCCTCTAATTTTCTACTACTTCGGAATTGTTGTGTTAATTCAATACACTAAGGATGATACTTTGATGGCAGGATGATATTACGGCATTGGTGCATTTGATGACCATGGTAAAGCTTTCATTTGATGATCCTTTTGTACACTCTAAATTCTGTCAGTTTATATACTGCAAGTGAAAAAAAGGTTGACATGAAAGGTAGAGAATTCACAGTATGCTATCGCTGATCAAGTAAGGCCATTTCTGACTTCCAATTTAATCGACGAGTTTGAAATTAGATTTGGTGGTATTGTTGATTTGAACAATTTTCCGTATGTGCAGGAAACTaacttgaaaaaacaagaaaGCCATGTTGATCCAGGTATAAATCCGGTCTTTATTCAATAGTTCTCATAGTTCTCATAGATCTTGAATAAAATTTCACTTTCAGTCTTGCTTACAAAGTGTTCGATGAAATCCCTTCGCCGGTTTCTTGATTATTTCTCTtctgttttctttgattttttactatagcattgttgttgtgttgattttCTTCCGAGGCTTGATTGTGAATTGGTATTGGTATTTCTGTTTTAATTCATCTTTATTATCTTCGAAAATGTTTTATCAGTTCTGGTTTGCAAAGCTTCATGTTCATGTACATGTTCATTATGAAAAATCAtgttcattttctattttttcatgAGTTTTAGTATTACAAACCGTTTTTAGAAACAAAAACTGTACAGATAGTTGATGTTAAAACTTGTCATTTTTATTGGCGTCTGTGTTGAGCTTTATTCACTTTTTATAAGCTTTTTACTCAACTGACATGTTTTATCATTTTTTGTCTGCAATGCTTCATGTTCATGTTTGTTTTGATAAATCATGTTCGTATTTGAGTTAATGTTTGTACATATAGTTGATGCGACTGTAAGTCTTCTTCTTTCCGATGAGACTGAGACGGTAGTTAAGAGCTGTGAGTTACATTCTACAAAAATTGCAAAAGGTAACACTTAGATTCATGTGGAAAGGTAGTTTTACTACACAAGTTCCCTCTATGTGCTGCTAACTGGACTAATAATATTCATTTGCAATTCTATTTGTTTGAACTAAGGCTTTTATCATAGCTTTGTACTCATTGAATTTTTTGAGTTCTAATTTTCTGTTTCCATCAGGGTTCGAGGTGATCCGCTTGCAATGTCGACTATGGTGATACTGAGATTAAGTTGAAATTCCACTTTAATTATTTCTATTGTGAATACCATTGGATTTTTTTTGATAGCTGGAGAATTGATTGTTTTGTAACCATGTATGCATTTTATGATTCAGGTGATTGGAAGTGGGGCTGATATTATTTCCATAACATGATCGTTCAAATGTAGAAATGGGGGTATAAAGAAGGAAAGTCACTTTTTGGCTTTGGATTTGATTTTTGACAAAATAACAAGTAGACTACAACTGTGTAAATAATTTAATCTGAATTGCTATCTCCaaattgtttttttgtttctGTTTTGTTGTTAAATTTCCCATGATCCTAATTATATGGCCTTTAGCCATCCTGCCACTATTTGAAATACCTAAGAATTATCCGCATTTTCAAATTGGAGATATTCTTGTGGCTATTAGTCTTGCGAGAGGTTATAGCTTATCTAATTATATTTTTGCCGGAACCACTTCAACGCTTTTCACAATCTAGCATCCTTGGCGAGGCCAACATAGATCTGGATGATTTTGTTGATACACTGAAGCCTACAGCTGTCGCTTTGCCTCTTAACGGAAGTGAGCCTGGAGTCACACTACATGTGAGtatctctgaacttcatattctcataagtaattttattttgtttatcaaTTCATTCCTTATGCACTTACATGGATGTGCTGCGGTACATTTAATTGATGCATTTCTATTTCCTTGGCATTAATATATCAAGCATGCTTATTTGTTAAGAGTTCTTTAGCTATACTTAAGATATCATTGATATCCAATTTACTGTTTTTTTCCTCATTGTTTGAAGCCAGGTTATAGTGCAGCTTCTCACTTCTAAAACAGGTTTTAGGTACCATATTGTGAATTATGACTTTTAAGGATGCACTTTAGTTGGACACAGTTTACTTATTGAATGTTATTTTTGCCGTTAGAGAATTTGAACAGCAGAGGGAGCTCAGAGATAAAGGTCTATAGACAACCTCTGACCAAGGTACTCATGATGGATCTACTGATAGCAAAGAGTCATCTCCTGACAAGAATGTCAATAATCACATTAATAAGGTATCTTACTTTCTCTCATTACAAGTGTACTCTATATATACTATATGTTCTCCTTTTATCCTTTTCTGCCTTATTTGCTTGAATCATGcatatttgttttttaaatttcattttcatCACTGATTCTCCTTTATTTATATCATGAAATTAGGCCAATTCAAGAGGGAAATTGAAAAGGGAATCAAAATATCTCCGCCGTACTTCTTCACTTGAAGGAAAAGCAGGGTTAAATGAAGAGTGCGTTGACTCAGCTGCTGGATTTGATCATGGTTCTTCTACTACTTCTGAAAGTGTAAATACTGAGAAGCATGATATCTGCAGTACGCATGAAGTGGACAGTTTTAAAAGCACAATCTCTGGTGATTTAGGTGCACTTTCCCTTGGCCAAAGTCCTCAGCTAGAGAAAGGAGAAGCACCTGACAATCAATTTCCGTCACTGGACAATGCTTGGGCTCATGGTTGGAGCAAAGACTATTCAACTGCCAATAATTTGGTTGCTGCTTCCAAAGACTATAGCAGCAGCAGTCTTAAGGGAAGTTTAGAAGCAGTTGACTCATCTATTCTTGACATAGGACTTGACATAGTCATCATACCTTTCATTAATTTGAGGCTtagaatttagttttttttaacccTTTTCTCTTTTTTGATTGTAATACTATTACACTTTTTCTCTTCCAATTCTCATAATTGTCTGGCATTTTTCATTATAGTTTGTTCACAGTTTTCCTCTTAGCCTTCTAAAAGGCCAATATTTGGAATATTTTTACTCCTGTTTTCAATGAGTTTTTGTTTTATTGACATTAGAGGTATTTCTCAATTTATAACCTTATTTATAGTTATCTACGAGAACAAATTTATTATggctttaaatattttataattaatgtcaaaacaaaaaaattataaatagaaaaaaatgtttttttataaaaatacttgTATATATGAAATAAAATAGTAAACTCTTAGTTGCATGTAAATAGAGTTT is part of the Vicia villosa cultivar HV-30 ecotype Madison, WI linkage group LG2, Vvil1.0, whole genome shotgun sequence genome and encodes:
- the LOC131649293 gene encoding uncharacterized protein LOC131649293 codes for the protein MKKKKHREIEVDNLVNEESEDEPEVVVPPDQVHMPPAHMRNLNFDGDDEPSTDIFYDPYTQTDQRLKEGDKFRSKEACIMVIKIFHMANNVDFKVDCANVERYKIKCRNTDCGFRLHASYRKRSDSWVIGYISQDHTCVNTNVSQDHRKLSYDIICQEILPLVDKDPSLKVKTIISHIVATYNYTPSYRKAWLAKTKAIEIVYGNWEDSYKRLPRFLYALQIYALGTVTIFETLLAQSPKGTCLQGNVIFHRLFWAFRPCVQGFAYCKPILQIDGTWLYGKYKGTLLMVVAKDGNSNIFLVAFALVEGETAGGWGFFLRNLRTHVAPQPGLCLISDRHASIESAYNNPANGWKNPTSTHVYCIRHIAQNFMREIKDRALRKTLVNAGYALTQPTFQYYRHEIVAANPDAGRWVDNLAREKWTRSYDNGKRCGHMTTNFVESMN